The nucleotide window CGGAATCGATTTTTCGGGATTTGGGACGTTATTCATACCAGTCCGTGCCGCACGTTCAGACGCCCAGGTACTCTAAAATTCCCTCGGCGGCGGTTCGGCCTTCGAATACCGCCGTGACCACTAAATCAGAGCCCCGGACCATATCGCCTCCGGCGAATACCTTCGGGTTGTCGGTCTGGAATTTTTGCTGTCCCCGGTGAACCTGAACGCGTCCGGATGGATCGCAGTTAATGTCGAAGGCATTAAACCAGTCTGCCGGGCTGGGCCTAAAACCAAACGCGACGATGACGCGATCGGCTGGGATGACTTCTTCGGAGCCGGGCACGGGAACCGGTCGCCGCCGGCCGCGTTCGTCCGGATCGCCGAGTTGGGTGGTGATGAATTTCACCCCTTCAACCCGTCGATCGCCGACAATTTCTACCGGTTGTCGGTTGAACAGGAAACGTACGCCTTCATCTAAGGCGTTGCGATACTCGCGTCGGGAACCGGGCATGTTTTCTTCGTCGCGACGGTAGGCGCAGACGACTTTCGCTGCGCCTTGGCGGATGGAGGTCCGGTTGCAATCCATCGCGGTATCGCCACCACCCAGAACGATCACGCGTTGACCTTCCATGCTGATGTGATGCGCGGGGTCATCCTGCAGCTGCATCAACCTGTGGATGTTGGATACCAGAAAGGGTAGGGCCTCGTGCACGCCTTCGAGCTTCTCACCCGGGAAACCGCCCGTCATGGCGTTGTAGGTGCCCATACCGAGAAACACGGCATCGTATTCTTCAAGCAGGTTTTCGAACGGAATGTCGCGCCCGATCTCGGTGTTCAATCTGAACTCGACACCCATTTCTTCCATCAACCGGCGCCGGGTTTGAACCACGGATTTTTCCAGTTTGAACGGCGGAATCCCGAAGGTGAGTAACCCACCGATTTCCGGATGTTGATCGTAGACCACCGGGGTGACGCCGTTGCGCACGAGAATATCGGCGCAACCCAAACCGGCGGGTCCAGCGCCGACAATGGCCACGCGTTTACCGGTCGCTTTGACATCGGATAAATCCGGGCGCCAACCCTGTTTCAGGGCCTCATCGGTGATGTATTTCTCGATTGAGCCGATGGTGACGGCGCCGAAGCCGTCGTTCATGGTGCAGGCGCCTTCGCACAACCGGTCTTGCGGGCAGACGCGGCCGCAGATCTCCGGCAGCGAGTTGGTCTTGTGGGACAGCTCGGCCGCCTGGAGCAGGTTGCCCTCACGGATGAGCTTTAACCACTGAGGGATGTAGTTATGGACGGGGCATTTCCACTCGCAGTAAGGGTTTCCGCACGCGATGCACCGATGGGCCTGTGAGGCCGCGGTTTCCGCGTCGAACTGACCATAGATCTCGCCCCAGCTTTTGATGCGGACTTCCACCGCTTCTTTGGCCGGGTCCTGGCGAGGTACGTCAAGAAAATGAAATGGGTCACTCATAGTCGCTAGAAATTCCGCATCCGTAGGGTGGGCCGATCCTCGTTCACGCCGCCGTGCGCAACGAGTCCAGGAGGTCTGCCAAGTCCATGGCCTTGGGTTTCACCAACCAGAATTGGCCAACGTAATCCGAGAAACTATCCAGAATTTCCTGGCCCCAAGGGCTACCTGTTTCCTGAACATGCTCTTTTATGAGATCTTTCAAGTAGACCCGTTGGGCTTCCATGTGTTCTGGTGTGACCCGGTGAATGTCGATCAGTTCGTGATTGTGCCGATCGACGAAATTGCGCTCCAAGTCCAATACATAGGCAAAACCACCGGTCATGCCAGCACCGAAATTGAGACCGGTGCCGCCCATCACGACCACGACGCCGCCGGTCATGTATTCGCAGCCGTGATCGCCGACGCCCTCGACCACCGCGATGGCGCCGGAGTTACGGACCGCGAAGCGCTCACCGGCCTGGCCAGCGGCGAATAATTTGCCGCCCGTTGCACCGTACAGGCAGGTGTTGCCCATAATGACCGTATCTTTGCCCACAAAACCGCTATTTGGGGGGGGGTGTAGCACCAGCTTGCCGCCGGCCATGCCCTTGCCGACATAGTCATTGGCGTCGCCTTCCAAATACATGTGCAGGCCACCGGCATTCCAAACACCAAAGCTTTGTCCGACGGTCCCGGAAAGATTGACCCGTAAGGGGGCTTCTTCCATGTTTCGGTTACCGTACCGCTTGGCGATCTCACCGGATATGCGCGCACCGATGGAGCGGTTGTTGTTCTGTGTGCGATAGGCAAACTCGCCGCCTTGCTTGGCTTCGATAGCCGAGAGCATATCGGCGACCATCTGCTCCGCGAGCTCACCTTTGTCGAACGGTTCGTTGTGCGGTTGCAGGCAGATCTGCGGCTTTTCCTGGCCCAATCCCAGGTCGGAGAGAATGGGGCTCAAGTCCAAACTTTGCATGCGTTGGGTTTCGCCCGGCAGGATCTCCAGCAGGTCAGTGCGGCCAATAAGTTCGTCCATGCGACGGATGCCGAGACGGGCCATCCACTCCCGGGTGTCACGCGCCACGAACAAGAAATAGTTGGCCACCATGTCCGGCAGGCCGATGAAATGCTTCTTGCGGAGCACATTGTGTTGGGTCGCAACGCCGGTAGCACAGTTGTTGAGATGACAGACGCGCAAGTACTTGCAACCCAGCGCAATCATGGGCGCAGTGCCGAAGCCGAAGCTCTCCGCACCCAATATGGCGGCTTTAATCACGTCGAGGCCGGTCTTGAGACCGCCGTCGGTTTGTAAGCGGACTTTGTCCCTGAGGTCGTTGGCGCGGAGGGTCTGGTGGGTTTCGGCTAAGCCCAATTCCCAAGGCGATCCGGCGTACTTCACCGATGTTAAGGGGCTGGCGCCGGTTCCACCGTCGTAGCCGGAAATCGTGATCAGGTCGGCATATGCCTTGGCCACCCCGGCGGCGATGGTACCCACGCCCGGCTCAGAAACCAGCTTCACTGATACCAGAGCAGACGGATTGACCTGCTTGAGGTCAAAGATCAGCTGCGCCAAGTCTTCAATGGAATAGATGTCGTGATGCGGCGGCGGCGAGATGAGCGCCACGCCGGGTTTGGAGAAACGCAGGCGGGCAATCACTTCATTGACTTTATGTCCTGGCAGTTGGCCGCCTTCGCCCGGTTTCGCGCCTTGTGCGATCTTGATCTGAAGCACTTCGGCGTTGACCAGGTAGTGGGGCGTGACCCCGAACCGGCCGGAGGCCACTTGCTTGATCTTGGACATCCGCTCCGTGCCGTAGCGCGAGGGATCCTCCCCGCCTTCTCCGGAATTCGATCGCCCCCCCAGTCGGTTCATGGCGATGGCAAGTGCTTCATGCGCTTCCGGTGACAGGGCGCCCAGAGACATGCCGGCGGTGTCAAAGCGCGGCAGGATATTCTCGATCGCTTCAACTTCGGAGAGCGGGATGACGGATTGGTCTTCTCGAACACGCAGCAAGTCGCGCAGGCAAGCCGGAGGACGAGAATCGACCAACGCGGAAAATTCCTTGTAGGTCTCGTACTCGCCGCTTTGAACTGCGGCCTGCAGTTTCGCGACCACTTCCGGGTTATAGGCGTGGTATTCGCCGCCGTGAACATATTTGAGCAAACCGCCATGGTCGACGGGTCGCCGGGGATTCCAAGCTTGCCAGATGAGCTGGCGAACGTCGTGTTCCAAATCCTGAAAGCGGGCACCCTGGACCCGGCTGATGGTGTCTTTGAAACACAGGTTCACCACCTCGTCGTGCAGGCCGACGATCTCAAACAGCTGGGCACCCCGGTAGCTGGCGATAGTCGAGATGCCCATTTTGGAAATAATCTTGTAAAGGCCTTTATTGATACCCTTGCGGTAGTTTTGAACCAGATTGCCGAGTTGGTCCTGCCGGATCTCCCGTGTTTGGACCAGGTCGTAGAGAATTTCGAACGCCAAATAGGGATAAATCGCCGTGGCCCCATAACCGAGCAAAACCGCGAAATGATGGGGGTCGCGTGCTGTTCCCGTGACCACGATCAGATTGGCATCGCAGCGTAAGCCTTTTTGTACCAGCCGGTGATGAGCCGCGCCGGTGGCCAGCAGAGCGTGAACGGGGTAGCGATCACGAGCCAGTTTACGGTCGTCGAGAACGACAAACACTTTGCCGGCCTGAGCCGCGGCCTCGACCTTGTCGCAGATGTCTTCAACGGCATCCTTCAGCGCCACATCCATCGGGTAATTGAGGTCGATGGTTTGGTGCTTGTAGCCGGAACGTTTGCTATCGAGCAGGCGCTTGAACTTGCCTTCGGTCAGAACCGGTGAGTCGACCACCAAGCGCGCCGCATGATCGGCTGTCTCCTCGAAGACGTTCATTTCCGGTCCGAGGCAGGTTTCCAGGGACATGACGATTTGCTCCCGAAGGGGATCAATCGGTGGGTTGGTCACCTGGGCGAACTGCTGGCGGAAATTGTCGTAAAGAGCGCGCGGCTGCCGGGACAGGACGGGGAACGGGGTGTCATCGCCCATGGAGCCTACGGCTTCCTGTCCGGCCTCACCGAGGACGCGCATGATCTGGTCCCGTTCTTCGAAGGTGACACCGAACGATTTCTGGTGGACCTGAAGCATCTTCCGGT belongs to Pseudomonadota bacterium and includes:
- the gltB gene encoding glutamate synthase large subunit, with protein sequence MNQNHNGLYRREFEKDNCGFGLIAHMDDQPSHWLVRTAITALARLTHRGAVAADGKTGDGCGLLFKKPDGFLRAVADENGFSLGPVYAAGLVFLNPEEPQAETSRSILSKALEETGVTVAGWRDVPTDPEACGSEALKSLPRIEQIFVSAPEGMTDDEFQRALFIARRKAEKVLIDRDDYFYVVSLAVDVVAYKGLVMPSNLPLFYKDLGDERLESSLAVFHQRFSTNTWPEWRLAQPFRYLAHNGEINTIRGNRNWAIARASRFQTPLIPDIEAIQPIVSLNGSDSSSLDNMLEVLLAGGMDIFRAMRLLIPPAWQNVDTMDPDLRAFYEYNSMHMEPWDGPAGIVLTDGRYAACVMDRNGLRPARYVITRDRHITLASEVGVYDYAPDEVVSKGRLKPGQMIAVDTQTGELISPEEVDQRLKSRHPYKDWLRHHVRHVESKLNYRQLTSSPMDRKMLQVHQKSFGVTFEERDQIMRVLGEAGQEAVGSMGDDTPFPVLSRQPRALYDNFRQQFAQVTNPPIDPLREQIVMSLETCLGPEMNVFEETADHAARLVVDSPVLTEGKFKRLLDSKRSGYKHQTIDLNYPMDVALKDAVEDICDKVEAAAQAGKVFVVLDDRKLARDRYPVHALLATGAAHHRLVQKGLRCDANLIVVTGTARDPHHFAVLLGYGATAIYPYLAFEILYDLVQTREIRQDQLGNLVQNYRKGINKGLYKIISKMGISTIASYRGAQLFEIVGLHDEVVNLCFKDTISRVQGARFQDLEHDVRQLIWQAWNPRRPVDHGGLLKYVHGGEYHAYNPEVVAKLQAAVQSGEYETYKEFSALVDSRPPACLRDLLRVREDQSVIPLSEVEAIENILPRFDTAGMSLGALSPEAHEALAIAMNRLGGRSNSGEGGEDPSRYGTERMSKIKQVASGRFGVTPHYLVNAEVLQIKIAQGAKPGEGGQLPGHKVNEVIARLRFSKPGVALISPPPHHDIYSIEDLAQLIFDLKQVNPSALVSVKLVSEPGVGTIAAGVAKAYADLITISGYDGGTGASPLTSVKYAGSPWELGLAETHQTLRANDLRDKVRLQTDGGLKTGLDVIKAAILGAESFGFGTAPMIALGCKYLRVCHLNNCATGVATQHNVLRKKHFIGLPDMVANYFLFVARDTREWMARLGIRRMDELIGRTDLLEILPGETQRMQSLDLSPILSDLGLGQEKPQICLQPHNEPFDKGELAEQMVADMLSAIEAKQGGEFAYRTQNNNRSIGARISGEIAKRYGNRNMEEAPLRVNLSGTVGQSFGVWNAGGLHMYLEGDANDYVGKGMAGGKLVLHPPPNSGFVGKDTVIMGNTCLYGATGGKLFAAGQAGERFAVRNSGAIAVVEGVGDHGCEYMTGGVVVVMGGTGLNFGAGMTGGFAYVLDLERNFVDRHNHELIDIHRVTPEHMEAQRVYLKDLIKEHVQETGSPWGQEILDSFSDYVGQFWLVKPKAMDLADLLDSLRTAA
- a CDS encoding FAD-dependent oxidoreductase gives rise to the protein MSDPFHFLDVPRQDPAKEAVEVRIKSWGEIYGQFDAETAASQAHRCIACGNPYCEWKCPVHNYIPQWLKLIREGNLLQAAELSHKTNSLPEICGRVCPQDRLCEGACTMNDGFGAVTIGSIEKYITDEALKQGWRPDLSDVKATGKRVAIVGAGPAGLGCADILVRNGVTPVVYDQHPEIGGLLTFGIPPFKLEKSVVQTRRRLMEEMGVEFRLNTEIGRDIPFENLLEEYDAVFLGMGTYNAMTGGFPGEKLEGVHEALPFLVSNIHRLMQLQDDPAHHISMEGQRVIVLGGGDTAMDCNRTSIRQGAAKVVCAYRRDEENMPGSRREYRNALDEGVRFLFNRQPVEIVGDRRVEGVKFITTQLGDPDERGRRRPVPVPGSEEVIPADRVIVAFGFRPSPADWFNAFDINCDPSGRVQVHRGQQKFQTDNPKVFAGGDMVRGSDLVVTAVFEGRTAAEGILEYLGV